In one Vulgatibacter incomptus genomic region, the following are encoded:
- a CDS encoding LTA synthase family protein has protein sequence MGGARLRVVGDRLRGLGDPRRYTFNAVAVAALVVGQLVFVLQIDPTLTFPLERLIFWVLESVAFSVALVSLATLLPERIHRWAVTALALCVHLLALTDVLYFRNFDALPSITSLRYASQLGDVWSGILPLLRWSDAVPFVLAAIPFAFSSGAPGQRKLRVLTRAAVALALFGMLMPLAPGARSTWFGSARKAGSLTVFGYHLHDAGRYVLLHALRPERPESEIREASSRISGRGARAAEGISGAFHGKNVIVLQLESFQTFVLRPDLAPRYTPSLSRIAEDSLFFPRFFHQAGAGRTSDAQFATNCSMLPPGTDPASYVMAGQKLDCLPRVLSRSGYRTYSFQALEPDFWNAREIERAMGFDHSYSRNDFDLDELVGIGLSDQSLLRQVAARIPTLEEPFYLFVQTLTSHTPFRMPDELTKLAPGERGDVLARYLDTVAYSDRAIGGFFETLRERGILDESIVVLYGDHDGVSSRVIDLERINSGPPLDAVRRTWLEKNVPLLIRLPGGASAGEREGFGGQIDTMPTILDLLGIPSAGLPIAGRSLLSSEDEPAVVTFPDGSALGTGAVWDSGSAECNAVSAERRSDCERLAEASSRDMAVSRVLRDEDAREKAVRTAAKESAPKAGRASLADDSLH, from the coding sequence ATGGGTGGCGCGCGCCTGCGGGTCGTCGGAGACAGGCTGAGAGGTCTGGGAGATCCGCGGAGATACACCTTCAACGCGGTAGCGGTCGCGGCCCTGGTCGTCGGGCAGCTCGTCTTCGTGCTCCAGATCGATCCGACCCTCACGTTCCCGCTGGAGCGCCTGATCTTCTGGGTGCTCGAGTCGGTCGCGTTCTCGGTGGCCCTGGTCTCGCTGGCGACGCTGTTGCCGGAGCGCATCCACCGGTGGGCCGTCACGGCCCTCGCGCTCTGCGTCCACCTGCTGGCGCTGACGGATGTCCTCTATTTCCGGAACTTCGACGCGCTGCCGTCCATCACGTCGCTCCGCTACGCCTCCCAGCTCGGCGATGTCTGGAGCGGAATCCTGCCGCTGCTCCGCTGGAGCGACGCGGTCCCCTTCGTGCTCGCCGCGATCCCGTTCGCGTTTTCCTCCGGCGCTCCCGGGCAGCGGAAGCTCCGAGTCCTGACCCGCGCAGCGGTCGCCCTGGCGCTCTTCGGGATGCTGATGCCGCTCGCCCCCGGCGCGCGCTCGACCTGGTTCGGGAGCGCGCGCAAGGCGGGTTCCCTGACCGTGTTCGGTTACCACCTCCATGACGCAGGGCGCTACGTGCTCCTCCACGCGCTTCGGCCGGAGAGGCCCGAGTCCGAGATCCGCGAAGCATCGTCGCGGATCTCGGGGCGGGGAGCGCGGGCGGCCGAGGGGATCTCGGGCGCGTTCCACGGAAAAAACGTGATCGTCCTGCAGCTCGAGTCTTTCCAGACCTTCGTGCTCCGGCCCGATCTCGCGCCGCGTTACACGCCGTCCCTCTCGCGGATCGCCGAGGACAGCCTCTTCTTTCCCAGGTTCTTCCATCAGGCCGGCGCGGGTCGGACCTCGGACGCGCAGTTCGCGACCAACTGCTCGATGCTCCCGCCGGGCACGGACCCCGCCTCCTACGTGATGGCGGGCCAGAAGCTCGACTGCCTCCCGCGCGTCCTCTCACGGAGCGGCTACCGGACCTACTCCTTCCAGGCCCTGGAGCCGGATTTCTGGAACGCACGGGAGATCGAGAGGGCGATGGGCTTCGACCACTCCTACAGTCGAAACGACTTCGACCTCGACGAGCTGGTCGGAATCGGCCTCTCCGACCAGTCGCTCCTGCGCCAGGTCGCCGCGCGCATCCCGACCCTCGAGGAGCCGTTCTACCTCTTCGTCCAGACCCTCACGAGCCACACGCCCTTCCGGATGCCCGACGAGCTGACCAAGCTGGCGCCCGGCGAACGGGGGGACGTGCTCGCCCGATACCTCGACACGGTGGCGTACAGCGACAGAGCCATCGGCGGGTTCTTCGAGACCCTGCGCGAGCGCGGCATCCTCGACGAGTCCATCGTGGTCCTGTACGGCGATCACGACGGGGTCTCGAGCCGCGTGATCGATCTCGAGAGGATCAACTCGGGACCGCCCCTCGACGCGGTCAGGCGGACGTGGCTCGAAAAGAACGTGCCGCTCCTGATCCGGCTGCCGGGTGGCGCATCGGCCGGCGAGAGAGAGGGCTTCGGCGGCCAGATCGACACCATGCCCACCATCCTCGACCTCCTGGGGATCCCGTCGGCCGGTTTGCCGATCGCGGGCCGCAGCCTGCTGAGCTCGGAGGACGAGCCAGCGGTCGTCACGTTCCCCGACGGATCGGCCCTGGGCACCGGCGCGGTCTGGGACTCCGGCTCCGCCGAATGCAACGCGGTCTCCGCGGAGCGCCGTTCGGATTGCGAGCGGCTGGCCGAGGCCTCGTCCCGGGACATGGCGGTATCGCGGGTGCTCCGCGACGAAGACGCCCGCGAGAAGGCGGTTCGAACGGCAGCGAAGGAGTCGGCGCCAAAGGCCGGGAGAGCCTCGTTGGCGGACGACTCCCTCCACTGA
- the glgP gene encoding alpha-glucan family phosphorylase, whose translation MSNPRVAYFCMEYGLHEELPMYAGGLGILAGDHIKSAHDRGLPLVAIGLFWREGYTQQRIGGDGYPYDDFPAVSMEGFEDAGVRFHVSVQGNQVECRALRSERYGTAPLYLIESVEDRFRWITRRLYGGRHHDRIAQEILLGVGGVRLLRALGHQVDVYHFNEGHAVFAGLELIRERIGRGLSFDEALADTRDEIVFTTHTPVPAGNESHDLGVLHEMGAWLDFNQGEMERLGGNPFNMTVAGLRLCRQANAVAKLHAETSREMWKHVSGAAPIVAITNGVHPGTWQDARIRAAFEADDPAGLWNAHQEAKRELCADVKSRAGVELDPGRAIIGFARRAASYKRSDLILRDPSRIEPLLERREVQLLFSGKAHPQDEIGKRIVANLARLARQYPSSVVFIENYDMAIGRALTRGCDLWLNNPIRPFEASGTSGMKAAMNGVLNFSVLDGWWPEGCEHGVNGWQIGDAYEGEDRDEHDLRSLFEVLTGQILPTYYGDHERWIRMMRASIEMSRWRFSSDRMLEEYYEKLYSPKKRLRAVS comes from the coding sequence ATGTCCAATCCCCGCGTCGCCTATTTCTGCATGGAGTACGGACTCCACGAGGAGCTCCCGATGTACGCCGGCGGGCTGGGGATCCTCGCAGGCGATCACATCAAGAGCGCCCACGACCGAGGTCTCCCGCTGGTTGCGATCGGCCTGTTCTGGCGAGAGGGCTACACGCAGCAGCGGATCGGCGGAGACGGCTACCCGTACGACGACTTCCCCGCGGTCTCGATGGAGGGCTTCGAGGACGCGGGCGTGCGCTTCCACGTCTCCGTGCAGGGCAACCAGGTAGAGTGCCGCGCGCTGCGCTCCGAGCGCTACGGGACCGCGCCCCTCTACCTGATCGAGTCGGTGGAGGACCGCTTCCGCTGGATCACCCGGCGCCTCTACGGCGGCAGGCACCACGACCGGATCGCCCAGGAGATCCTCCTCGGCGTGGGCGGCGTGCGGCTGCTGCGCGCGCTCGGCCATCAGGTCGACGTCTATCACTTCAACGAAGGACACGCGGTCTTCGCCGGCCTCGAGCTGATCCGCGAGCGGATCGGGCGGGGGCTCTCCTTCGACGAGGCGCTCGCCGACACGCGAGACGAGATCGTCTTCACGACCCACACGCCGGTGCCGGCGGGCAACGAGTCCCACGACCTCGGCGTCCTCCACGAGATGGGCGCCTGGCTCGACTTCAACCAGGGGGAGATGGAGCGCCTGGGCGGGAACCCGTTCAACATGACGGTCGCGGGCCTGCGCCTCTGCCGGCAGGCGAACGCGGTGGCCAAGCTCCACGCCGAGACCTCCCGCGAGATGTGGAAGCACGTCTCGGGAGCGGCCCCGATCGTCGCGATCACCAACGGCGTCCATCCGGGCACCTGGCAGGACGCCCGGATCCGGGCCGCGTTCGAAGCGGACGATCCGGCGGGCCTTTGGAACGCGCACCAGGAAGCGAAGCGCGAGCTCTGCGCCGACGTGAAGTCGCGCGCCGGGGTCGAGCTGGATCCGGGCCGCGCGATCATCGGCTTCGCCAGGCGCGCCGCTTCGTACAAGCGCAGCGACCTGATCCTGCGCGATCCGTCGCGTATCGAGCCCCTGCTCGAGCGGCGGGAGGTGCAGCTCCTCTTCAGCGGCAAGGCCCACCCGCAGGACGAGATCGGCAAGCGGATCGTCGCCAACCTGGCGCGGCTCGCGCGGCAGTACCCGAGCTCGGTCGTGTTCATCGAGAACTACGACATGGCGATCGGTCGGGCGCTGACCCGTGGCTGCGACCTCTGGCTGAACAACCCGATCCGCCCCTTCGAGGCGTCCGGGACCAGCGGAATGAAGGCGGCGATGAACGGCGTCCTCAACTTCTCCGTCCTCGACGGATGGTGGCCGGAGGGCTGCGAGCACGGCGTGAACGGCTGGCAGATCGGCGACGCCTACGAGGGCGAGGACCGCGACGAGCACGACCTCCGCTCGCTCTTCGAGGTGCTCACCGGCCAGATCCTGCCCACCTACTACGGCGACCACGAGCGGTGGATCCGGATGATGCGCGCCTCGATCGAGATGAGCCGCTGGCGCTTTTCGTCCGACCGGATGCTCGAGGAGTACTACGAGAAGCTCTACTCGCCGAAGAAGCGCCTGCGCGCGGTGAGCTGA
- a CDS encoding aldehyde dehydrogenase family protein, which translates to MKARTHLTVEDPFRGTTVAEVGLASPETAREAVRSAARAQLAWGRSPLGERIGLCLAALQALEDHLEDAAREVTVQMGKPIAQARQEVRTCLARGRHMASIAEEALSPRSLPGAGGERRITREPVGVVLDIAAWNYPLLIAVNVVVPAVLAGNSVVLKHASRTPLCGSRFEAAFRQAGAPAGLVTALHADHEAVEAALSMDEIGYVTFTGSVRGGHEIYRSAARRFIDAGLELGGKDPAYVAEDADVNHAVENLADGAFYNAGQSCCGVERIYVARPIYEHFVEGLVARAAAYRLDDPLDEATTMGPMADPAAGAFLLGQVKEARALGGEILCGGQAAEAGGCRRFFSPTVVGNATHAMGIMREESFGPVVGVAPVESDQEAIERMNDSRYGLTASIWTRDPTRARRVGEEVRTGTFFMNRCDWLDPGLAWTGVKDSGKGVSLSALGFLPLTRPKSWNLVHSS; encoded by the coding sequence ATGAAAGCGCGCACGCACCTCACGGTGGAGGACCCCTTTCGAGGCACGACGGTGGCGGAGGTCGGCCTCGCCTCGCCCGAGACCGCCCGGGAGGCGGTGCGGAGTGCCGCCCGCGCCCAGCTCGCCTGGGGCCGATCGCCGCTCGGCGAGCGAATCGGGCTCTGCCTCGCCGCGCTGCAGGCCCTGGAGGACCACCTGGAGGACGCGGCCCGCGAGGTGACCGTGCAGATGGGCAAGCCGATCGCCCAGGCGCGCCAGGAGGTGCGCACCTGCCTCGCGCGCGGGCGGCACATGGCGTCGATCGCGGAGGAGGCGCTCTCTCCGAGGTCCCTGCCTGGTGCGGGCGGGGAGCGGCGGATCACGCGGGAACCCGTCGGGGTCGTGTTGGACATCGCGGCGTGGAACTACCCGCTCCTGATCGCCGTCAACGTGGTGGTTCCCGCGGTGCTCGCGGGGAACTCGGTGGTGCTCAAGCACGCGTCCCGCACCCCGCTCTGCGGCTCCCGCTTCGAAGCCGCCTTCCGCCAGGCTGGCGCGCCGGCCGGCCTCGTCACCGCCCTCCACGCCGACCACGAGGCGGTGGAGGCGGCGCTCTCCATGGACGAGATCGGCTACGTCACGTTCACCGGTAGCGTTCGAGGAGGACACGAGATCTACCGGAGCGCCGCCCGGCGCTTCATCGACGCGGGGCTGGAGCTGGGGGGGAAGGATCCCGCCTACGTCGCCGAGGACGCCGACGTGAATCACGCCGTGGAGAACCTCGCGGACGGCGCCTTCTACAACGCCGGCCAGAGCTGCTGCGGCGTGGAGCGGATCTATGTCGCCCGGCCAATCTACGAGCACTTCGTCGAGGGCCTGGTCGCACGGGCGGCGGCCTACCGCCTGGACGATCCGCTGGACGAGGCCACCACGATGGGGCCGATGGCGGATCCGGCGGCCGGCGCCTTCCTCCTCGGCCAGGTGAAGGAGGCCCGGGCGTTGGGCGGCGAGATCCTCTGCGGAGGGCAGGCGGCCGAGGCGGGCGGCTGCCGGCGGTTCTTCTCTCCGACCGTGGTGGGGAATGCCACGCACGCCATGGGGATCATGCGGGAGGAGTCCTTCGGGCCTGTGGTGGGCGTCGCCCCGGTGGAATCGGACCAGGAGGCGATCGAGCGCATGAACGATAGCCGGTACGGGCTCACCGCCTCGATCTGGACGCGGGATCCGACGCGCGCTCGGCGAGTCGGCGAGGAAGTGAGGACCGGCACATTCTTCATGAACCGCTGCGACTGGCTGGATCCCGGTCTGGCCTGGACCGGCGTAAAGGACAGCGGGAAGGGGGTCTCCCTCTCGGCGCTGGGGTTCCTGCCGCTGACCCGCCCGAAGAGCTGGAACCTCGTTCACTCTTCGTGA
- a CDS encoding response regulator → MLPGEGQLDRAEQTLVDFLREEAERIARFAARFVTEDLPVGGTGTRRRLRITYQAQVEELARHLELYGSEAPVLYGESQRRHAARHVSQGVSMSNTLEERAKLHRGIIEVWELRHGPLPSKVAQLLAATLSETLAQAADVYLAFQRSEGAAFQEAALLETIVGHLDEAILVVERDGLVSYATPVLEELLGYAPRLFVGVHLDKISGLIEKLNFRDPSGAEIDPDDVPHQVVLRTLKPSALDAVLVRRADGSDAVVEIHAAPVFDEDGDLRGAVETIRDRTESFRQTRALEASFRERREMHARLLERTRLEAVGSLAKSAAHALNNELNVITLRLRRLQDVPDASEEAESIERSVREIAALVGRLQEFAAVPTRGEPVPLDAGRVLAEALAMVRPEFDGRQVDVAAEIGELGTVVGDEETLLTLLTAVLAGARDATPTGGTVELEATRDEEGALIRVIEHGPELTEEDVAKLFEPLAAGVEERALSLSAGRDAVMDWGGSLEVHAEPDVGNVFEIRLPSPPPKEEEEEAPPAPAPAARPAAHAAHRVLVVDDDPDNAAMLADLVEGANAEAVTAGTGEEALEKAASEHPDAALVDLLLPDMKGWDVVRSLRKIDSELRIAVVSGLTVGKQEKERGLADDVFRKPIDTDDVLHFLGL, encoded by the coding sequence GTGCTACCCGGAGAAGGGCAGCTCGACAGGGCCGAGCAGACGCTCGTCGACTTCCTTCGGGAGGAGGCGGAGAGGATCGCGCGCTTCGCCGCCCGCTTCGTGACGGAAGACCTCCCCGTCGGAGGCACGGGTACGAGGCGGAGACTCCGGATCACCTACCAGGCCCAAGTCGAGGAGCTCGCGAGGCACCTGGAGCTGTACGGGAGCGAGGCGCCCGTTCTCTACGGCGAGAGCCAAAGGCGCCACGCCGCACGGCACGTATCACAAGGCGTATCCATGTCCAACACCCTCGAGGAGAGGGCCAAGCTCCATCGGGGGATCATCGAGGTCTGGGAGCTGAGGCACGGCCCGCTCCCTTCAAAGGTCGCCCAACTCCTGGCCGCCACCCTCTCCGAGACCCTCGCCCAGGCCGCGGACGTCTACCTCGCCTTCCAGCGGTCGGAGGGCGCGGCCTTCCAGGAAGCGGCTCTGCTGGAGACGATCGTCGGGCACCTCGACGAGGCCATCCTCGTGGTAGAGCGCGATGGCCTGGTGAGCTACGCAACCCCCGTGCTGGAGGAGCTCCTGGGCTATGCGCCCCGGCTCTTCGTCGGCGTCCACCTCGACAAGATCTCGGGCCTGATCGAGAAGCTGAACTTTCGCGACCCGTCCGGCGCCGAAATCGACCCGGACGACGTACCCCATCAGGTCGTGCTCCGGACCCTGAAGCCCAGCGCTCTCGACGCGGTCCTGGTGCGGCGCGCCGACGGAAGCGACGCGGTCGTCGAGATCCACGCGGCGCCGGTCTTCGACGAGGACGGCGATCTGCGGGGCGCGGTCGAGACGATTCGGGATCGGACGGAGAGCTTCCGCCAGACCCGGGCGCTGGAGGCGTCCTTCCGCGAGCGCCGGGAGATGCACGCGCGCCTGCTCGAGCGGACCCGCCTCGAAGCGGTGGGCAGCCTCGCGAAGAGCGCGGCCCATGCGCTCAACAACGAGCTCAACGTGATCACCCTGAGGCTCCGAAGGCTCCAGGACGTCCCTGATGCCTCCGAAGAGGCAGAATCCATCGAGCGGTCGGTGCGCGAGATCGCCGCGCTGGTGGGCAGGCTCCAGGAGTTCGCGGCGGTCCCCACGCGGGGGGAGCCGGTCCCCCTCGACGCCGGCCGCGTGCTGGCGGAGGCGCTGGCGATGGTCCGGCCCGAGTTCGACGGAAGGCAGGTGGACGTCGCCGCCGAGATCGGCGAGCTCGGGACCGTGGTCGGCGACGAGGAGACCCTCCTCACCCTGCTGACCGCGGTCCTTGCCGGGGCGCGGGATGCCACGCCTACCGGGGGGACGGTGGAGCTCGAGGCGACTCGCGACGAGGAGGGCGCTCTGATCCGGGTGATCGAGCACGGCCCGGAGCTGACCGAGGAGGACGTCGCCAAGCTCTTCGAGCCCCTCGCCGCGGGGGTGGAGGAGCGCGCGCTTTCCCTCTCCGCGGGACGTGACGCGGTGATGGACTGGGGCGGATCGCTCGAGGTCCACGCGGAGCCCGATGTGGGCAACGTCTTCGAGATCCGCCTCCCCAGCCCGCCCCCGAAGGAGGAGGAGGAGGAGGCGCCGCCGGCGCCAGCGCCTGCCGCCAGGCCGGCGGCCCACGCCGCCCACCGGGTCCTGGTGGTCGACGACGATCCGGACAACGCGGCAATGCTCGCAGACCTGGTCGAGGGCGCGAACGCCGAGGCCGTCACCGCCGGCACGGGCGAGGAGGCGCTGGAGAAGGCGGCCAGCGAACATCCCGACGCCGCCCTGGTGGACCTGCTCCTCCCGGACATGAAGGGATGGGACGTGGTCCGCTCCCTCCGGAAGATTGATTCCGAGCTGCGGATCGCGGTGGTGAGCGGCCTCACGGTGGGCAAGCAGGAGAAGGAGCGCGGGCTCGCGGACGACGTCTTCCGCAAGCCGATCGACACCGACGACGTCCTGCACTTCCTCGGGCTGTAG
- a CDS encoding DUF2270 domain-containing protein — MGEEGTMPEVGRRIAAKRPPGMSEVTVAHLYRAEVQRSTVWRNRLDTTTNWAVTTTAAVISFSFSNPSSPHPTILAGVFAVYIFLTIEARRYRYYDIWARRVRMFELGYFVPLARREPVPVDFYATLAIEFTRPKLRISSLQSLVFRLKRTYAAILGGLLGAWLVKLDLHPEPAETFTALVARARIGPIPGVVVCVAWLVFVAYYLWLLLVAGRGPLPSTELAAPKRKRRVPLAHIFRGIGFG; from the coding sequence GTGGGCGAGGAGGGGACGATGCCGGAGGTGGGCCGCAGGATTGCTGCGAAGCGTCCTCCCGGCATGAGCGAGGTGACCGTCGCCCACCTCTACCGGGCCGAGGTCCAGCGTTCGACCGTTTGGCGCAATCGCCTCGACACCACCACCAACTGGGCGGTCACCACCACCGCGGCGGTGATCTCCTTCAGCTTCTCGAACCCGAGCTCGCCGCACCCCACGATTCTGGCCGGCGTCTTCGCGGTCTACATCTTCCTGACCATCGAGGCGCGCCGGTACCGCTACTACGACATCTGGGCCAGGCGAGTCCGGATGTTCGAGCTCGGCTACTTCGTTCCGCTGGCCCGCCGCGAGCCGGTCCCGGTGGACTTCTACGCCACCCTGGCGATCGAGTTCACGAGGCCCAAGCTCCGGATCTCGTCCCTCCAGTCGCTCGTCTTCCGGCTGAAGAGGACCTACGCCGCGATCCTCGGGGGCCTCCTGGGCGCCTGGCTGGTCAAGCTCGACCTCCATCCGGAGCCCGCCGAGACGTTCACCGCCCTCGTGGCACGCGCCCGCATCGGTCCCATTCCCGGCGTCGTGGTGTGCGTCGCCTGGCTCGTGTTCGTGGCCTACTACCTGTGGCTCCTCCTGGTCGCCGGCCGCGGCCCCCTGCCGTCGACCGAGCTCGCGGCGCCCAAGCGGAAGCGGCGCGTCCCGCTCGCCCACATATTCCGGGGAATCGGCTTCGGATGA
- a CDS encoding GMC family oxidoreductase N-terminal domain-containing protein codes for MFAEPTSILEGRDHPGDLTADVDVAIVGSGAAGSVAAKILAEAGMSVLVLEEGGYVTPERYAKFRPTETMRNMFRDAGSTAAIGLGDTPLISILAGRTVGGSSTLTGGVIFRIPESILSSWVRDHGLVDYAPELMEEAYRSVEQETYVETVTDDMRSRSTTLFGEGAQKLGYSLKPMRRNTKGCRGSSRCNFGCPHRAKMSVDVTYLAKARSLGAMVISDCKVTRLVIEGERITGVEGRLLGAEGEKRGKVRVHARKVLIAGSALSTPLLLKGAGVGRWTRSVGRNLTLHPGFRVAALFDQDVSPWKGALQSAYSDAFEDQGLTLNSVFAPVNVLAAMFPGVGPDFQRYTSQMRQLATFGAMVHDDGGGQVWRMPGGRSVITYRMSKRDKLRMLKGIRLLAETFFAAGAREVLLPLFGVRPMKDADELRFLDDPSFPARRFECMTFHPLGTARMGLDPSTSVVKPDGETHDVRGLYVIDGSVFPSSIGVNSQLPIMAVATKLAWGIREATSSARACA; via the coding sequence ATGTTCGCCGAGCCCACCTCGATCCTAGAAGGCCGGGACCATCCCGGCGACCTCACGGCCGACGTCGACGTCGCCATCGTCGGCTCCGGCGCCGCCGGATCCGTGGCCGCCAAGATCCTCGCCGAGGCCGGCATGTCCGTCCTCGTGCTCGAGGAGGGCGGCTATGTCACGCCCGAGAGATATGCGAAGTTCCGGCCCACCGAGACCATGCGGAACATGTTCCGCGACGCGGGCAGCACCGCCGCCATCGGCCTCGGCGACACGCCGCTGATCTCGATCCTCGCCGGCCGGACGGTCGGCGGATCCTCCACGCTGACCGGCGGCGTGATCTTCCGGATCCCCGAGTCGATCCTCTCGAGCTGGGTCCGCGACCACGGCCTCGTCGACTACGCCCCCGAGCTCATGGAGGAGGCGTATCGCAGCGTCGAGCAGGAGACCTACGTCGAGACGGTCACCGACGACATGCGGTCGCGCTCCACGACCCTCTTCGGCGAGGGCGCCCAGAAGCTCGGCTATTCGCTCAAGCCGATGCGGCGCAACACCAAGGGCTGCAGGGGCTCGTCCCGCTGCAACTTCGGCTGCCCGCACCGCGCGAAGATGTCGGTGGACGTCACCTACCTCGCGAAGGCCCGCTCGCTCGGCGCCATGGTGATCTCCGACTGCAAGGTCACCCGCCTCGTGATCGAGGGCGAGCGGATCACCGGCGTCGAGGGACGCCTGCTCGGCGCCGAGGGCGAGAAGCGGGGCAAGGTGCGCGTGCACGCCCGCAAGGTCCTCATCGCCGGGAGCGCGCTCTCGACACCGCTGCTCCTCAAGGGAGCCGGGGTCGGCCGCTGGACCCGGTCGGTGGGCCGCAACCTCACGCTCCACCCCGGCTTCCGGGTCGCAGCCCTCTTCGACCAGGACGTGTCGCCGTGGAAGGGCGCCCTCCAGAGCGCCTACAGCGACGCCTTCGAAGACCAGGGCCTCACCCTGAACAGCGTCTTCGCCCCGGTGAACGTCCTCGCGGCCATGTTCCCCGGCGTGGGACCAGACTTCCAGCGCTACACCAGCCAGATGCGGCAGCTCGCCACCTTCGGCGCCATGGTCCACGACGACGGCGGCGGTCAGGTCTGGCGGATGCCCGGCGGACGCTCGGTGATCACCTACCGGATGTCCAAGCGCGACAAGCTCCGCATGCTCAAAGGGATCCGGCTTCTGGCCGAGACCTTCTTCGCCGCCGGCGCGCGGGAGGTCCTCCTGCCGCTCTTCGGCGTCAGGCCCATGAAGGACGCGGACGAGCTTCGATTCCTGGACGATCCCAGCTTCCCGGCCCGCCGCTTCGAGTGCATGACGTTCCACCCCCTGGGGACGGCCCGCATGGGGCTCGATCCTTCGACGAGCGTCGTGAAGCCCGACGGCGAGACCCACGACGTGCGAGGCCTCTACGTAATCGACGGCTCGGTCTTCCCCAGCTCCATCGGCGTCAACTCGCAGCTGCCGATCATGGCGGTGGCGACGAAGCTCGCCTGGGGCATCCGCGAGGCGACCTCAAGCGCGCGCGCTTGCGCGTAG
- a CDS encoding ClpXP protease specificity-enhancing factor SspB, with the protein MVMVTLDARCAGVDVPDRFQDDPRLRLNLSYRFGLALDLNEWGVRATLTFGGMPHGCKLPWGAIYQMLSHVTSEQFLFPDDVPGDLERAMKPAPSEAPSGERKGGKARPRFSVVSGNGEEGPAEAAPVSTGEPPPDDGGGGAVRRGHLRRIK; encoded by the coding sequence ATGGTGATGGTCACCCTCGACGCGCGCTGCGCCGGGGTCGACGTCCCCGATCGCTTCCAGGACGACCCCCGCCTCCGCTTGAACCTCTCCTACCGATTCGGTCTCGCGCTGGACCTGAACGAGTGGGGCGTGCGGGCTACGCTGACGTTCGGCGGCATGCCGCACGGCTGCAAGCTCCCGTGGGGCGCGATCTACCAGATGCTCTCCCACGTCACGTCCGAGCAGTTCCTCTTCCCGGACGACGTGCCCGGGGACCTCGAGCGCGCGATGAAGCCCGCCCCCAGCGAAGCCCCCTCCGGCGAGCGGAAGGGCGGGAAGGCTCGGCCACGCTTCTCGGTGGTTTCGGGTAACGGCGAGGAAGGCCCTGCCGAGGCCGCTCCCGTGTCGACGGGCGAGCCCCCGCCCGATGACGGCGGAGGCGGCGCCGTCCGGCGCGGTCACCTCAGGCGCATCAAGTAG
- a CDS encoding DUF971 domain-containing protein: MFWDKLKPSTNEPKPISVDLSPTFAIQVTWDDWATSRVPAAKLRLECPCAACVDEWTGARLIDPTRISPDVRPVGMEPVGNYAVQIRWSDGHETGLYSWRQLRTYVEG, encoded by the coding sequence ATGTTCTGGGACAAGCTCAAGCCTTCGACGAACGAGCCCAAGCCGATCTCGGTGGACCTCTCCCCCACGTTCGCGATCCAGGTCACCTGGGACGACTGGGCGACGAGCCGGGTTCCGGCCGCGAAGCTCCGGCTCGAGTGCCCCTGTGCCGCCTGCGTCGACGAGTGGACCGGCGCGCGGCTGATCGATCCCACGCGGATCTCGCCGGACGTCCGGCCCGTGGGGATGGAGCCGGTGGGCAACTACGCCGTGCAGATCCGGTGGAGCGACGGGCACGAGACCGGGCTCTACAGCTGGCGGCAGCTCCGCACCTACGTCGAGGGCTGA
- a CDS encoding YqaA family protein has protein sequence MMHATGHGPGRKGGFFTRLRERIVALSRSKHAHAALIGVSVVDGSVLPVPPFALLVPMVLAEPKKWFRYATSGTIASFIGGLIGYLLGHLAMLGIASAFQIDTEVPLRFAALGIDTTLRGALTDHFWMLALLCSILPTPFKVVAIGSGLVGVGLPEFMIASLIGRTVRMYGIGFACAFFGEHASRWFKVKV, from the coding sequence ATGATGCATGCGACCGGGCACGGCCCCGGGCGGAAGGGCGGCTTTTTCACCAGGCTCCGCGAGCGGATCGTGGCGCTCTCGCGCTCGAAGCACGCCCACGCCGCGCTGATTGGCGTCAGCGTGGTCGACGGCTCGGTCCTCCCCGTCCCTCCCTTCGCGCTCCTCGTCCCGATGGTGCTCGCCGAGCCGAAGAAGTGGTTTCGCTACGCCACCAGCGGAACCATCGCCAGCTTCATCGGCGGCCTCATCGGCTACCTCCTCGGGCACCTGGCGATGCTCGGCATCGCGAGCGCCTTCCAGATCGACACCGAGGTCCCGCTTCGCTTCGCGGCGCTGGGGATCGACACCACCCTGAGGGGCGCCCTCACGGACCACTTCTGGATGCTCGCGCTCCTCTGCTCGATCCTCCCGACTCCGTTCAAGGTCGTCGCCATCGGCAGCGGGCTCGTCGGCGTGGGTCTGCCCGAGTTCATGATCGCCTCGCTGATCGGCAGGACCGTTCGCATGTACGGCATCGGCTTCGCATGTGCGTTCTTCGGCGAGCACGCGAGCCGGTGGTTCAAGGTCAAGGTCTAG